One Methylophilus sp. TWE2 DNA segment encodes these proteins:
- a CDS encoding PEP-CTERM sorting domain-containing protein, with product MKKITLAALLTVVIPAQAAIQSWQFNGQVESGYYNGSSYQGQFSFDDAGLLASGTELINLSSLNFTFGGNLFNLATPALADATAVFQDGVFTGLEWSVDSNSPAIGFSFIAGSADASDAFLAYDTSLGLSGTGSLAYAAAVPEPTQSGLMLIGLGLMGWIAARRQS from the coding sequence ATGAAAAAAATCACGTTGGCTGCCTTGTTGACAGTCGTCATCCCAGCCCAGGCAGCGATTCAATCCTGGCAGTTTAATGGTCAAGTTGAATCCGGTTACTACAACGGGTCAAGTTATCAGGGCCAGTTCAGCTTTGATGATGCCGGCCTGCTGGCATCAGGCACTGAATTGATCAACCTGAGCAGCCTGAACTTCACTTTTGGTGGCAACCTGTTCAACCTGGCAACGCCTGCTCTGGCCGATGCCACGGCCGTATTCCAGGATGGCGTGTTTACTGGCCTGGAGTGGTCTGTAGATTCCAACAGCCCGGCGATCGGGTTTAGCTTTATTGCAGGAAGCGCCGATGCCTCCGATGCTTTCTTGGCCTATGACACATCTCTGGGCTTGTCCGGTACTGGTAGTCTGGCCTATGCCGCTGCGGTACCAGAGCCGACACAATCCGGCCTGATGCTGATTGGTCTGGGCTTGATGGGCTGGATTGCTGCCCGCCGCCAATCCTGA
- a CDS encoding PEP-CTERM sorting domain-containing protein, with amino-acid sequence MKKISLIAALLLSSQANAALNAGDIMFTAFNADEDGLSFVTFVDIAANTKIYFSDNEWTGSAFNTGESYNQWVSSDLVAAGTVVRFSAYDKTSLSASTGVLSRVTVSGSSNWGIGNDKETVYAYLGTAASAPTTFLTAITNGKFANDGSLTNTGLTKGVNAIELTAKAGASSEPDYAEYNGVRDGLSNFSDYKAQVANVNNWSVDTLNNSTSAALIPNTAAFSVSAVPEADSAAMLLAGFGVLALVRRRQSR; translated from the coding sequence ATGAAAAAAATCAGTTTAATCGCAGCCTTGTTGCTGTCCAGCCAAGCTAACGCGGCACTGAATGCCGGTGACATTATGTTCACTGCCTTCAACGCTGACGAAGATGGTTTGTCCTTCGTGACGTTTGTTGATATTGCTGCAAATACCAAAATTTACTTCAGCGATAACGAATGGACTGGTAGTGCATTCAATACCGGTGAAAGTTACAACCAGTGGGTGTCCAGCGACTTGGTCGCCGCGGGTACCGTCGTACGCTTTTCTGCTTATGACAAAACCAGCCTGTCTGCATCTACCGGGGTGTTGTCACGCGTGACAGTGAGCGGTAGCAGCAACTGGGGCATTGGTAACGATAAAGAAACGGTCTATGCATACTTAGGCACTGCTGCCTCAGCACCAACCACCTTCCTGACAGCCATCACCAATGGCAAATTTGCCAATGATGGCTCGCTAACCAACACAGGTCTGACCAAAGGCGTGAATGCGATCGAATTGACTGCCAAAGCTGGTGCTTCCAGTGAACCAGACTACGCCGAGTACAACGGTGTGCGTGACGGCCTCAGCAACTTTTCTGATTACAAAGCACAAGTGGCGAATGTGAATAACTGGAGCGTGGACACCCTGAATAACAGTACTTCCGCTGCATTAATTCCAAATACCGCTGCTTTTAGTGTCAGTGCCGTGCCCGAAGCAGATAGCGCTGCCATGTTGCTGGCTGGTTTTGGCGTATTGGCCCTGGTACGTCGCCGTCAATCACGTTAA
- a CDS encoding 5'-nucleotidase C-terminal domain-containing protein yields the protein MFKLKQLTAYVALTLTASVAWAEGVTVLHVGDQESWLLSAQGNLRDSSGQAISFYGGVDRLATVMKNAETAAQAAGRHVLKLNAGDAFLPGPRFNASFQNLGSAYMGGQDFYDTIALRQIGFDAIVFGNHEFDLGADVAARFAEVSGSTYLSVNLNFDATNPFASLKAAGKVAPSKIITTSAGHKIGLIGATTPLLPSISSPGAVNLIGFDANNTEAQNLQALIPLIQAEVNRLRNEQGVTTVILISHLQNAANEINVVIPALTGVDLVLSGGGHELMVDPDDALINGGVAATYNSHPVNAIDANGHTVPVLTSHFGNRYVGELNFTIDDSNGTFVGIDSSKMMRVSGAAADADRVSGDATIQAQVVTPILNYISALNAQIIGTTAVKLNGPTHTTCAALPCTFVAGVRNAETGLGNLVADAMRFAGKTDVAIQNGGGIRTNIAAAGNVSVGDTFNILPFTNLVKRAPAMNATQLKDLLEHGYGDTSPTGRANGRYPQISGMQVVYDSRNPARTTQGTGSRIQRVVLDDGTVLIDNGVVVNNRTFSFTTIDFTAAGGDGYPFAANAVEFENSPFTITYQEALANFIQTPKSEGGLGRLNNSDGDEITVNMYGLENQYDKGGRLIDLAIANSTAGVTRTGSAGRDALVGTAGDDMINGGLGVDTLTGGAGNDVFVYNSMREAGDTITDFTPYADKLQLTALLTSLGVSANSALTGGYLRLMDVTGGVQLMVDTDGATGPAVAKPLVTLKGLTAKQVSPARDFIL from the coding sequence ATGTTTAAACTGAAACAATTAACTGCTTATGTCGCACTGACCTTGACTGCCAGTGTGGCTTGGGCGGAGGGTGTGACTGTATTACATGTGGGTGACCAAGAAAGCTGGTTGCTGTCTGCGCAAGGTAACTTGCGTGATAGCAGTGGTCAGGCCATTTCTTTTTATGGTGGCGTGGACCGCCTGGCAACCGTGATGAAGAATGCTGAAACAGCCGCGCAAGCTGCCGGCCGTCATGTGCTCAAGCTGAATGCGGGCGATGCCTTTTTACCAGGTCCTCGTTTCAATGCCAGTTTTCAAAATCTGGGCAGCGCTTACATGGGTGGTCAGGACTTCTATGACACCATCGCTTTGCGTCAGATTGGTTTTGATGCGATTGTGTTTGGTAATCATGAGTTTGACCTTGGTGCCGATGTGGCTGCCCGTTTCGCTGAAGTGTCAGGTAGCACCTACCTGTCTGTGAACCTTAATTTTGATGCCACAAACCCCTTTGCCAGTCTCAAGGCTGCAGGCAAAGTGGCTCCATCAAAAATCATTACGACCAGTGCGGGCCACAAGATTGGCCTGATAGGTGCAACGACACCATTGTTGCCTAGTATTTCCTCTCCAGGGGCAGTCAATTTGATTGGCTTTGATGCCAACAATACCGAGGCACAAAACCTGCAGGCGCTAATTCCGCTGATTCAGGCGGAAGTGAATCGCCTGCGTAACGAGCAAGGCGTGACAACCGTCATCCTGATCAGCCATCTGCAAAATGCCGCCAATGAGATCAATGTGGTGATTCCTGCCTTGACCGGTGTTGATCTGGTATTGTCCGGCGGAGGTCATGAGTTAATGGTCGATCCTGACGATGCGCTGATCAACGGAGGCGTGGCTGCGACCTACAACTCACATCCAGTGAATGCAATAGATGCCAATGGCCATACCGTGCCTGTGCTGACCAGCCACTTTGGTAACCGTTACGTTGGGGAGCTCAACTTCACGATTGATGATAGCAATGGCACCTTTGTCGGGATTGACTCCAGCAAAATGATGCGCGTTTCGGGTGCCGCCGCAGATGCAGACCGCGTGAGTGGCGATGCCACTATCCAGGCGCAAGTAGTGACGCCAATCCTCAACTATATTTCTGCCTTGAATGCGCAAATCATAGGCACCACTGCGGTGAAGTTGAACGGCCCCACCCATACGACCTGCGCTGCACTGCCATGCACATTTGTCGCTGGTGTGCGTAACGCTGAAACCGGCTTGGGTAATCTGGTCGCTGATGCCATGCGTTTTGCCGGTAAAACCGATGTTGCGATCCAGAATGGCGGCGGTATCCGTACCAATATTGCGGCTGCCGGCAATGTTTCTGTTGGCGATACTTTCAATATCCTGCCATTTACCAACCTGGTCAAGCGTGCGCCTGCCATGAATGCGACTCAGCTTAAAGATTTGCTTGAGCATGGCTATGGCGATACCAGCCCAACTGGTCGTGCCAATGGCCGCTACCCACAAATCTCTGGCATGCAAGTGGTGTATGACAGCCGTAACCCTGCCAGAACCACGCAAGGGACTGGTAGCCGCATTCAGCGTGTAGTGCTGGATGACGGCACCGTGCTGATTGATAACGGTGTGGTGGTCAATAACCGTACTTTCTCATTCACCACCATAGACTTCACGGCAGCGGGTGGCGACGGTTATCCGTTTGCGGCCAATGCTGTGGAGTTTGAAAACAGCCCGTTCACGATTACCTATCAGGAAGCCCTGGCTAACTTCATTCAAACGCCAAAATCAGAGGGTGGCCTGGGTCGCTTGAATAATAGTGATGGTGATGAAATTACTGTGAATATGTATGGCCTGGAAAACCAGTATGACAAAGGTGGCCGTTTGATTGACCTGGCGATTGCTAATTCAACCGCTGGTGTCACGCGAACAGGCAGCGCTGGCCGTGATGCACTGGTGGGCACAGCCGGGGATGACATGATCAACGGTGGCCTGGGTGTGGATACGCTGACCGGTGGCGCAGGTAACGATGTATTTGTTTATAACAGCATGCGTGAAGCGGGCGACACCATTACTGACTTTACGCCTTATGCCGACAAATTACAGCTGACGGCCTTGCTGACTTCGCTGGGCGTGTCTGCCAATAGTGCGCTCACAGGTGGCTACCTGCGCTTGATGGACGTGACTGGTGGTGTACAGCTGATGGTCGATACCGATGGTGCGACAGGTCCTGCCGTAGCTAAACCATTAGTGACCTTGAAAGGCTTGACCGCCAAACAAGTGTCGCCAGCCAGAGACTTCATACTTTAA
- a CDS encoding FxDxF family PEP-CTERM protein, which translates to MMKFTTLSIVALMAASSAANAASFSSPSATFTGDVIDFNAFDGYLLPQGGSNSLSLDYGVTLTTDGLATVGQNAFDLNDNGLWSVVGNANRDGTFLSAEFNNANDSIHFSFASGMQKVGIFINQYQDIGESNSLNFFAYDINGNVLETRTINVDTAWDSYDEGMFVGFERASADVYRFGVSGGTFVMDNLTISAVPEPETVAMLLAGLGLLSFAARRRA; encoded by the coding sequence ATGATGAAATTTACAACCCTTAGCATCGTCGCTTTAATGGCAGCTTCCTCGGCAGCCAATGCAGCCTCATTTTCTTCACCGTCCGCCACGTTTACGGGTGATGTGATTGACTTTAATGCCTTTGATGGCTATCTGTTGCCTCAAGGTGGTAGCAACAGCCTGAGTTTAGACTATGGTGTGACATTAACCACCGATGGCCTCGCGACCGTTGGTCAAAATGCATTCGACCTGAATGATAACGGACTGTGGAGTGTCGTGGGCAATGCAAACCGCGATGGCACATTTTTATCTGCTGAATTTAACAATGCTAATGACAGCATCCATTTTAGCTTTGCCTCTGGCATGCAAAAGGTCGGCATCTTTATCAACCAATATCAAGACATCGGTGAAAGTAACAGCCTGAATTTTTTTGCATATGACATTAACGGCAACGTGCTTGAAACACGCACCATCAACGTTGATACCGCTTGGGACAGCTATGATGAAGGTATGTTTGTCGGTTTTGAGCGTGCGTCCGCAGATGTTTACCGCTTTGGAGTCTCAGGCGGTACCTTTGTCATGGACAACCTGACCATCTCCGCAGTCCCTGAACCGGAAACAGTTGCAATGTTGCTGGCCGGATTGGGATTACTGTCTTTCGCCGCCCGTCGTCGCGCTTGA
- a CDS encoding PhoX family phosphatase produces the protein MKGIKHPNNDVALNDSGNTSISEVMNQVDVNRRKFLMTGISSTALVAAGGLTLSGFANAVTPAGAAAAKTGLLGSASASAGMPSAPISFTPIPPNLAASAVDAVSVPPGYTAELFVAWGDPIVRGGMPFSGTATETAAQQRLAYGGHTDGMHFFPFAERNGELSSDRGLLVSNSEYTHEEILFPDFHANYNIAKARKSQAAHGVNVLEARRVRGAWGVQRNSIYGRRIDANTRMRISGPAAGHALLKTVDYKIDDNGSTPIGMTDGTYCYGTVNNCANGYTPWGTYLTCEENFNGYFGRAAGTLDTTATGSENSKLYRRYGLSTTGAGYRWHTVDPRWELDANPNGPNTFGWIVEIDPFNPKSVPVKRTALGRFKHESVQYVVDTANDLGMYMGDDERNDYIYKFVANAKFNPSNRAANRDILDEGTLYVARFDANLTGVWLPLTPDSIGVNGQALRNNPNFAGANDAEVLAKILIKTRMAADAVGATMMDRPEWVGARPRINGFQEVELYCTLTNNNRRGTSPASVNAADGSTSAGGARPPVDAANSRENNIYGGVIRWREDGRSVRATTFTWDMFVQAGDTLTARTPLATNDFKGNIVDTPNGSADFGAPDGLWFDDFGRMWVQTDSGAGTGDFVNLGMDQMVCIDPSTKEAKRFLTACPQAEVTGIAMTPDGKTLWVGIQHPGDAGTEAAPEQYSAWPQSQWNFASDGVTPLNPGRPRSGVVVITKNDGGIIGT, from the coding sequence ATGAAGGGTATTAAGCATCCTAACAACGATGTTGCACTGAATGACTCTGGCAATACTTCCATCTCAGAAGTGATGAACCAGGTGGATGTCAACCGTCGTAAGTTTTTGATGACTGGCATTAGCTCAACAGCCTTGGTTGCCGCTGGCGGTTTGACACTCTCTGGTTTTGCCAATGCAGTCACACCAGCTGGTGCAGCTGCGGCCAAAACCGGGTTGCTCGGAAGCGCATCTGCCTCTGCTGGGATGCCTAGCGCCCCCATCTCTTTTACACCAATCCCACCTAACCTGGCAGCCAGCGCTGTCGATGCCGTCTCTGTGCCACCTGGCTATACCGCAGAATTATTTGTCGCCTGGGGTGACCCCATCGTGCGTGGCGGTATGCCATTTAGCGGTACAGCCACTGAAACAGCTGCACAGCAGCGTCTGGCTTATGGCGGTCACACGGATGGCATGCATTTCTTCCCCTTTGCCGAAAGAAATGGCGAGTTGAGCAGTGATCGCGGCTTGCTTGTCTCCAACAGTGAATATACCCACGAAGAAATTTTATTCCCTGACTTCCATGCCAATTACAACATTGCTAAGGCTCGCAAATCGCAGGCAGCACATGGCGTGAATGTCCTTGAGGCAAGACGCGTGAGAGGCGCATGGGGCGTGCAACGCAATTCCATCTATGGCAGACGAATAGATGCCAATACGAGAATGCGCATCAGTGGCCCAGCTGCGGGTCATGCACTGCTGAAAACGGTGGACTACAAGATTGATGATAACGGCAGCACTCCTATCGGCATGACAGACGGGACTTACTGCTACGGGACAGTCAACAACTGTGCAAATGGTTATACACCTTGGGGTACCTACCTGACTTGCGAAGAAAATTTTAATGGTTACTTTGGCCGCGCCGCCGGGACGTTAGATACCACTGCAACAGGTTCAGAGAACAGCAAGCTTTATCGTCGTTATGGCTTAAGCACCACTGGGGCAGGCTACAGATGGCATACCGTTGACCCGCGCTGGGAGCTGGATGCTAACCCTAATGGGCCAAATACCTTTGGCTGGATTGTTGAAATTGATCCATTTAATCCCAAAAGCGTACCTGTAAAACGCACCGCGCTTGGTCGTTTTAAACATGAGAGCGTGCAATATGTGGTAGATACTGCCAACGATCTTGGCATGTATATGGGCGATGATGAGCGTAACGACTACATCTACAAATTTGTCGCCAATGCCAAGTTCAATCCAAGCAACCGTGCAGCCAACCGCGACATTCTCGATGAAGGCACACTCTATGTGGCGCGTTTTGACGCCAACCTGACGGGTGTTTGGTTGCCATTAACGCCGGACAGTATCGGCGTCAATGGACAGGCCTTGCGCAACAACCCGAACTTTGCTGGCGCTAACGATGCTGAAGTTCTGGCCAAAATCCTGATCAAAACCCGCATGGCGGCTGATGCAGTGGGTGCAACCATGATGGACCGCCCAGAGTGGGTAGGCGCTCGCCCACGTATAAATGGGTTCCAGGAGGTTGAGCTTTATTGCACATTAACAAACAACAACCGCCGTGGTACATCACCAGCCAGCGTAAATGCAGCAGACGGATCCACCTCTGCTGGCGGCGCCCGCCCACCAGTGGATGCTGCTAATTCCCGCGAAAATAACATTTATGGTGGTGTGATCCGCTGGCGTGAAGATGGTCGCAGCGTGCGCGCAACGACCTTTACATGGGATATGTTTGTGCAAGCAGGTGACACCCTCACTGCGCGCACGCCATTAGCCACCAATGACTTTAAAGGCAATATTGTAGATACGCCAAATGGCAGTGCAGATTTTGGTGCGCCAGACGGTTTATGGTTTGACGACTTCGGCCGCATGTGGGTACAAACCGACTCCGGCGCAGGCACGGGAGACTTTGTCAACCTGGGTATGGATCAAATGGTGTGCATAGACCCAAGCACCAAAGAGGCCAAACGCTTCCTGACCGCTTGCCCACAAGCTGAAGTCACCGGTATCGCGATGACTCCAGATGGGAAAACCCTGTGGGTAGGGATTCAGCATCCAGGTGATGCAGGCACTGAGGCTGCCCCTGAGCAATACTCTGCATGGCCACAAAGCCAATGGAATTTTGCCAGTGATGGCGTTACCCCGCTGAACCCAGGCCGTCCTCGCTCAGGTGTAGTGGTGATTACCAAAAATGATGGTGGCATTATCGGCACTTAA
- a CDS encoding ExeM/NucH family extracellular endonuclease, translated as MKFKKMHWALAWLGLSSLSIPVYAEVVISQIYGGQGNIYNQDYVELFNNGSVAVDINGWSVQYASATGNGNFSANGVTTLSGLLQPGQYYLVGLRSAANGSALPTPDTSNNGTDMSGTNGKVVLVKSSIGLTCNGGSNVCSSSQLAQIADLVGYGTANFAEGSAAPASSSSTALLRKNNGCQDTNQNGSDFVTGAPAPRNSSSAVNVCGGGNTGGGTGNQPIVTSCPAITLQVGEVGAGQVQASDVDSVVNAATLASNAPSGVSLANFAAASSDGQSASATFQLDGSLPAGQYTADIQFANDEAQTATCTVNITIKNSNITRIYEIQGSELGTASVSPLNGQTVTTEGVVTAVFPGLNGFYLQDATGDGNPQTSDGVFVYLGSGVNPTVSKGQKIRLTANVTEFNTITELVNVSGLQVIGSGNILPTDITLPEVTEGDLEAYEGMLVRITTPMTASQNYFQGRYGQVTLSAEGRMIKPSNIYPANSTAAAQLADENARRRLVLDDGSSAQNPNPIPFIGEDNTLRAGDVVENLTGVIDHGLITASGTGPRDYKLHPTEPVQFSRVNVRTASPASVAGNLKIASFNVLNYFTTFTNGATASGQTGQGCRLGNSVSASNCRGANNLTEFNRQRDKIIRALTAMNADVVGLMEIQNNGLTAAQNLVDGLNAVLGANTYAVIADPVTGTGTDAIKVAMIYKPAKLTPTAAALSDNDSINNRPTLAQTFRAANGEKFSVLVNHFKSKSCSDVAGANQDQGDGQGCYNSQRLAQASRLLQFINTVQAQSGDSDVMVIGDLNAYGKEDPILSLEAGGLQDQIARFNGESDYSYVFDGESGYLDHALASSSMAAQLTGTTHWHINADEPFVIDYNTEFKPQDLYTDSPYRSSDHDPVIVGVQLVKTVNGSAQRDTLIGTAGDDVLTGSLGADTLTGLAGRDTFVYQSMRDATDTITDFTPGEDQLDIGALLQSIGYTGGQPFADGVARWVSVAGGTQLQIDTDGIAGAATAKALVTLKGLAMNQLDAQRDVRW; from the coding sequence ATGAAATTTAAAAAAATGCATTGGGCACTGGCCTGGTTGGGTCTGTCCTCCTTAAGTATCCCTGTCTATGCCGAGGTGGTAATTAGCCAGATCTATGGCGGCCAGGGCAATATTTATAACCAGGATTACGTTGAGTTGTTCAACAACGGTAGCGTGGCAGTAGATATCAATGGCTGGTCTGTGCAGTATGCCAGCGCCACGGGGAACGGTAATTTTTCTGCCAATGGCGTGACAACATTGTCTGGCTTGTTGCAACCTGGCCAATATTACCTGGTGGGTTTGCGTAGCGCGGCCAACGGTTCAGCTTTGCCTACGCCGGATACCAGCAATAATGGCACTGACATGAGCGGGACCAACGGCAAGGTGGTGTTGGTCAAGAGCAGCATCGGTCTGACTTGTAACGGTGGCTCTAATGTGTGTAGCAGCAGTCAGTTGGCGCAGATTGCCGATTTGGTAGGTTATGGCACGGCCAACTTTGCCGAAGGCTCGGCAGCACCGGCGAGTTCAAGCAGCACGGCATTGCTACGTAAGAATAATGGCTGTCAGGATACTAACCAGAACGGCAGCGACTTTGTGACCGGTGCACCCGCACCACGCAATAGCAGCAGCGCAGTGAATGTCTGCGGTGGCGGCAATACGGGAGGTGGGACAGGAAATCAACCGATTGTTACTTCTTGTCCGGCGATAACGCTGCAAGTGGGCGAGGTTGGTGCCGGTCAGGTGCAGGCGTCAGATGTTGACAGTGTGGTGAATGCCGCGACCTTGGCTTCTAATGCGCCGAGCGGCGTGAGTCTGGCCAATTTTGCCGCGGCCAGCAGTGATGGTCAGTCTGCCAGCGCGACGTTTCAATTGGATGGCAGCCTGCCAGCAGGGCAATACACGGCCGATATCCAGTTTGCCAATGATGAAGCGCAGACGGCAACTTGTACCGTCAATATCACGATTAAAAACAGCAATATCACCCGCATTTACGAGATTCAGGGCAGCGAATTGGGCACAGCCTCTGTAAGCCCGCTCAATGGCCAAACTGTCACGACAGAGGGTGTGGTCACTGCTGTGTTCCCTGGCCTGAATGGCTTTTACCTGCAAGATGCCACCGGTGATGGCAATCCACAGACTTCGGATGGTGTATTTGTCTATCTAGGCTCAGGCGTGAACCCTACGGTGAGCAAAGGGCAAAAAATTCGCCTGACAGCCAATGTGACAGAGTTCAATACCATTACCGAGCTGGTCAACGTGAGCGGCTTGCAGGTGATTGGCAGTGGCAACATTCTGCCAACAGACATTACCTTGCCAGAAGTGACAGAAGGTGATCTGGAAGCTTATGAAGGCATGCTGGTGCGTATCACCACACCGATGACCGCTTCGCAGAATTACTTCCAGGGACGTTATGGTCAGGTGACCTTGTCTGCCGAAGGTCGCATGATCAAGCCTAGCAATATTTATCCTGCCAACTCGACCGCTGCGGCACAACTGGCCGATGAAAATGCGCGCCGTCGCCTGGTGCTGGATGACGGTAGCAGTGCACAAAACCCCAACCCGATTCCGTTTATTGGCGAAGACAATACCTTGCGTGCCGGCGATGTGGTGGAAAACCTGACCGGGGTGATCGACCATGGCTTGATTACAGCCTCAGGTACAGGTCCGCGTGACTACAAGCTGCACCCGACCGAGCCAGTACAGTTTAGCCGCGTCAATGTGCGGACAGCGTCACCCGCCAGCGTGGCAGGTAACCTTAAAATCGCTAGCTTTAACGTACTCAACTACTTCACGACCTTTACCAATGGCGCCACTGCCAGTGGCCAGACCGGTCAAGGCTGCCGTTTGGGTAACAGTGTATCTGCCTCCAACTGCCGGGGTGCCAATAACCTGACAGAGTTCAATCGTCAGCGTGACAAGATTATCCGCGCATTGACTGCGATGAATGCCGATGTGGTGGGTTTGATGGAAATCCAGAACAACGGACTCACTGCGGCACAAAATCTGGTCGATGGTTTGAATGCGGTATTGGGCGCCAACACCTATGCCGTGATCGCTGACCCGGTGACGGGGACTGGTACTGATGCGATTAAAGTGGCCATGATCTACAAACCGGCAAAATTGACGCCAACCGCCGCGGCCTTGTCCGATAACGACAGTATCAACAACCGTCCAACGCTGGCACAAACCTTCCGTGCAGCCAATGGTGAGAAGTTCTCCGTACTGGTCAACCATTTTAAATCCAAGAGCTGCTCGGATGTCGCTGGTGCTAACCAGGACCAAGGTGATGGCCAGGGTTGCTATAACTCGCAACGACTCGCCCAGGCCAGCCGCTTGTTGCAATTTATCAATACGGTGCAAGCGCAGTCTGGTGATAGCGATGTGATGGTCATTGGTGACCTCAATGCTTACGGCAAGGAAGATCCTATCCTGTCTCTGGAAGCTGGTGGTTTGCAAGACCAGATTGCCCGCTTTAATGGCGAGAGTGACTACTCCTACGTGTTTGATGGTGAATCCGGTTACCTGGACCATGCCCTGGCCAGCAGCAGTATGGCCGCGCAACTGACCGGCACCACGCACTGGCACATCAACGCCGATGAACCGTTTGTGATTGATTACAACACCGAGTTCAAACCACAAGACCTCTACACCGATAGCCCTTACCGTTCTTCTGACCATGACCCGGTCATTGTCGGCGTGCAATTGGTAAAAACGGTCAACGGCAGTGCCCAGCGCGACACCTTGATCGGCACTGCAGGTGACGACGTGCTGACGGGTAGTCTGGGGGCAGACACCCTCACTGGGCTGGCTGGTCGCGACACCTTTGTTTACCAGAGCATGCGTGATGCCACAGACACTATCACTGACTTTACGCCGGGTGAAGACCAGCTGGACATCGGTGCCTTGCTGCAAAGCATTGGATATACAGGAGGTCAGCCATTTGCTGATGGCGTGGCGCGCTGGGTCAGTGTGGCTGGCGGTACGCAACTGCAAATCGACACCGACGGCATCGCCGGGGCTGCAACAGCCAAAGCATTGGTGACCTTAAAAGGATTAGCCATGAATCAACTGGACGCACAACGAGATGTGCGCTGGTAA